The following nucleotide sequence is from Azospirillum brasilense.
GTGCCGGATGTCGTTGTGGGCGATCTGGGTGCGGGTCACCCCGGCCGTCATGATGCCGGCGCTGTAGAGGTTCACTTCGCCGACATGGCGGATGGTGTTGGCGATGATCCGGTTGCCGGCACTGCCCGGAGTCAGTTCGATCCCGCTGCGCCCCAGATGCTCCAGCCGGTTGCCGCGCACCTCGCTGTCCGCGACGCCGACCAGCAGCACGCCGGTTCCGACGGCGGAGAAGCGGTTGTCGAGGACGCGGTGCCCCGAACCGCCGGCCAGCCGCACCGCCGCCCCGTTGTAGGGCACGTCGGCGAAGGACAGCCCGTCGAGGGTGATGGAATCCGCCTTCTCCGCCTGGATCAGCGGCGCGGTGCGGGCCACCACCGCCTCGCCGTCGCGGGCGAAGCCCGCCGGGTCGTGGGGGCGGAGCAGCAGGCGCCGGTCCTTGGCGCTCCAGGCGAACTGGCCGGGGAATTTCAGGAAGTCGGGATGGCCGAGCAGGCGGAAGGTGCTGCCGTCGCGGAACGGGTACCAGCCGTCGCGGTCGAGGACCAGCGTGCCGCTGCGGTCGATGCGCTCGATGCCGCGGATGTCGTCGGCCTGCCGCTCGCGGTCGAGCGCCTGGACGCGCACGCCGGGGACCGCCCAGGCCGCCTGGACGGTGCCGGGCGGAAAGCGGAACTGCCGCTTGTCACCGCCGCCCTTGGTCTGCTGGGCGACGAACCAGCCGCTGCGGATCGGGTCCTGCGGGTCGAAGGCGCCGCTCTGCGCCGCGCGCAGCCGCACCCCGGCGGCGGTCACGTCCAGCCCCGGCTCGCGCGCCAGCGGGGCGGAGACGACGCCATCCCGCTCCGCCTTGAAGCCCGTCACCACCTCCCCACCCGACAGGATCGGGGTTTCACCGGGAAAGGCGGCGATGCGCAGCCCGGAATCCTCCAGACCCAGCGTCACCGTGTCGGTCAGCCGGTGGGTGCCGCCGCGCAACAGGATCAGATGCAGCCCGCGCTTGCGCGCCTCCTCCACCGCGCGGGCCAACGTGGCGACCGGGCCGTCCCGTCCGTCCGGGGTGGAGGCGGCGACCCGTCCGGACCAGCGATCGTCGCCCTGGGGGGAGACGTGGATCGCCGGCTCCGCCGCAAAGGACGGGGTGGGACCAGCCAGCAACAGGACCAGCCACAACAGCCCGCCCGCGAAGAGTCCAGGAATCCGGCGCGTCATATCATCTCCGTTCCGCACCCCAGCGAAACTGGCGGCGGGGGGCGGATGAAGCAAAAGCGCGGACGGGGTGCCTCGAAGGCGTGGCGCGGATAGCCCTGACCGGACGGCCCTCGCCGTCTGCGCTCCCGGACGGGGGGACCCGACCGGGGCCGGCGGCGTTGCTTCCCGGAGTGCCGCCTTCGCTCCCGGAGGCCGGCACGACGACACCGCCCCACCGGCCGTCACCACGGGCCGTGGCTGGCGGTGACGCGCGTTCACGAGGTAAGGCGGAGTCCGGCATGATCGAAACGGCGTTGATCGCGCAGGTGCTGGTGGTGGCCCTGGTCGCCGTGGTGTTTCTCAGCACCGGCACCGCGTCGATGTTCCACCCGCTGACCTACTATCTGATCTTCCACACGCTGGTCTTCGTGATCCGACCGCTGCTGGTCCATGGCTTCGGCATCGACAACGCCTGGCTGTTCATGGGCTATTGGCCGAGTGCGGCGGAGTTCGTGAAGTCGCTGACGGTCAGTTCGGTCGCGCTCGTCGCCTTCTCCGCCGCCTGCGGCTGGGCCGGGCGGGTGAAGCCGGATTTCAGCCGGGCGCCCACCTTCACCTTCGACCGGCTGGACATCACCGCCTTCGCCCTGACCGTGGCGGCGCTGGGGCCACTGGCCATCTATTCGGCCATCCTGCGCCAGGACGGCGCCGACTTCACCGGCACCGGCGACGTGCAGATGGAGCGCGACCCGCTGACCGGCCAGCCGGTCTACGTCAACACCACCGGCTACATCGCCGAGGCCCATTCGATGGGCCTGCCGCTGACGCTGGGCATCATCTGGGTCAGCCGCTTCCACCCGCTGTCCTTCATCCCCTTCATCGCCTTCGTCAGCTACCGCGCCTATCTGGGCTGGGGGCGCTGGGCGATCATCATGGGCGTGCTGGGCATGGTGCTGCTGATCCTCTACCACACGCGCACCAAGTGGTTCCGCTGGTGGCAGCTCGCCTGCGGCCTGCCGGTGCTGCTGCTGTTCCACACGCTGGGCAACAACCGTGACTTCCTGCGCGGCGTTCTGGCCGGTACCGAGAGCCCGGGCAAGCTGTTCAGCATCTTCCAGGGCGGCGAGGGCTCCTTCGTGGAGAGCGTGTCGAACCAGGACATCGCCAACTTCGACTTCCTGGCCTTCATCCTGTGGGCGGTGCCGCAGCAGTCGGGGACCTACACCTGGTTCACCCAGTATCTTCAGCTCTTCACCGAGCCGATCCCGCGCATGCTGTGGCCGGACAAGCCGATCGGCGCGCCGGTCAAATGGGTGTCGCTGCACGATTTCGGCAACTTCTCCAACCTCACCACCTCGCTGGCCGGCGACGGCTGGATGAGCGCGGGCTGGATCGGCGTGATCGTCACCATGGTGGTGGTCGGGCTGATCCTGGGCCGGCTGCACCGCTGGTTCTGGGAGTCGGGGTTCACCAACCGCTACGCGGTGCTGTTCTATTGCGCCTTCATCCCGCTGTCGCTGCAATGGTATCGCGACGGCAACATCACCATCGTCAAGTTCGGCTTCTTCTCGCTGCTGCCCATCCTTCTGTGGATCGGCGCGACCAAGGCGCTGCGCCTGTGGATCGGTGACTCCGCCGGGTCGCCGCTCGCCCAAAGCCGCATGTCCGTCTTCCACAAGCCCGCCTTCCGCCTGCCCGGCGTCCGGTTCCCCGCGGACCGGGCGTGAGGCGACCGGTGAGGGGCGGGCTGGACAGGATCCTTCTGCGCGGGCTGGCCCTGGCCGCCGCCCTGGTCCTGCCGCTGGCCTTCGCGCTGGATCCGCCCGACGGCGACCTGACGGAGCTGGGCGGCTATGCGGAGAACCGATTCGGCCCCAAGGCACCGCAAGCGATCTTCGTGCCGCCGCTCGCCGAGGCGGCACGGCCCGGCGCCTCCTACGACGTGCTGGTGTTCGGCGACGGCTTTTCCCGCCCCGAGGCGGAAGAGCGCCACGGCCGCTACGGCCGTTACTGGACCGACCATCTGCGCAACCTGACCGGCCTGACCGTCGGCGTGCGGGCCGCGGGCGCCGCGCCGTTGGCCGCCTATCTGGCCTCCCCCGACTTCCGGGAACACCCGCCGCGCGTGGTGATCCTGCAGTTATCGGAGCGCGACCTGGGGGAGTCCGTCGGCGGGCTGGACCTGTCCACCGTCACCACCCCCCGCCCCCACGGTGTGACGACGCCGCGCCCCCTCGCCGTCCAGCCCCTCAACCGCCAGCCACGCGCCATGGAGCGCACCCGCGCCCAGGCCTGGAACCCGCCGCCGGTCGGCCACGCGCTCGACCTGCTGGTCAAGGCGCTGCCGCGCACGCTGCTGAACGTCACCGACGGCCCGGTGGAGGAGCGGGCGCTGGCCTATGCGGGCCTGTTCAGCTCCGCCGCCGCGACGACCACCCTCTTCCACGCGGAGGATTTCCAGCCCTGGCGCACCGACCGCCGTCTGTTGGAGGAGCGCCGCGCCGGGCTGCACGCAATCCAGGACGCAGTGGAGTCCAACGGGGCGACGCGCTTCCTGCTGCTGGTCGCGCCGGACAAGGGAACGGTCTACGCCGATTTCCTGCTCACCTCCCCACCCCACCGGTCCGCGGTGGACGAGGTGCTGGCTGCCGACCCGACGCTTCAGGCGGTGCCGCTGGCCGCTGGCCTGACGGCGCTGGCCGCCGGCGGTGTGCGCGACCTCTACGCACCCAACGGCAGCCGTTGGGGGCTGGAGGGGCAGCTCTACGCGGCGCGGACGGTCGCCCGCACGCTGGGGCGGCTGGGCGTGCTGTCCGGCGCCACCGATCCGTCGCCCGACGTCGCCATCCTGCCCTGCCGGCCGGGCCAGGGCGACTGCGCCACCCCCCGCACCCAAACCGACTGATGGACAGGACCAGGAGGAACCGCCCAACCATGGCTCAGGACCAATTTTCGGCAAACAGCGTCCCGGCGGACATCGCTTCGACGGACATTGCCCACGGCGTCGTGGCGATCGTCGTCACCCACAACCGCCTGCCGCTTCTGGCCACCTGCGTCGCGGCGATCCTCGGACAGCAGCCGCGGCCGGAGCGGCTGGTGGTGGTGGACAGCGGCTCCAGCGACGGCACGCCAGAGTGGCTGGCCGCGCAGGCGGAGGAGT
It contains:
- a CDS encoding right-handed parallel beta-helix repeat-containing protein; this translates as MTRRIPGLFAGGLLWLVLLLAGPTPSFAAEPAIHVSPQGDDRWSGRVAASTPDGRDGPVATLARAVEEARKRGLHLILLRGGTHRLTDTVTLGLEDSGLRIAAFPGETPILSGGEVVTGFKAERDGVVSAPLAREPGLDVTAAGVRLRAAQSGAFDPQDPIRSGWFVAQQTKGGGDKRQFRFPPGTVQAAWAVPGVRVQALDRERQADDIRGIERIDRSGTLVLDRDGWYPFRDGSTFRLLGHPDFLKFPGQFAWSAKDRRLLLRPHDPAGFARDGEAVVARTAPLIQAEKADSITLDGLSFADVPYNGAAVRLAGGSGHRVLDNRFSAVGTGVLLVGVADSEVRGNRLEHLGRSGIELTPGSAGNRIIANTIRHVGEVNLYSAGIMTAGVTRTQIAHNDIRHAARYGISMKNWNPETKNTDN